The DNA segment cctgccccaggctgTCGGGGCTGTGGCTTCGGGGACACAGCTGAAGCCACCAcagtgacagagctgggagcaaCGTGAGCTGCCCTAAACAAACCAACTGGAGTTACTGTCAACTTTAGTGTCACTTCTCTTGGTGCTGGGGAATTGGTTGTTGTCCTTgtcttttcccttcctgtgtTCAGTGGCATTGCCAGTTGCCAGCATTTACCCCAAAGGGTTGCTGAAAGGGTTATTCTTGTATTGCATGGAGGTCAATTGTGCCTGAGTCACAGAGTCTATGGAGCTGTAGCTGGGGTGAAGTTCCTGGGTGCTGCTCTTGCTATGTCCCAAAGCCCTCTGTGTGTCTTGGCTGGAATATTTTCTGCTAAATGGCAGCTGGGGAGTGTGAAAAGTGTCTTGGTTGTGTGGGTTGAAATAGTGAGATAAAACAGATCCAGTACAAGACCCTGAAGCTCGAGTCACCAAAAAACCCTctgaggagcagccccagcagccacaAGATGTGGAAATGCCAACCCCTCCATGCTGTCTCCTGCGGCCTTCAGACCTTCACCTTGCTTTATGAGGTAAACTGTGGGTAAGCTGCAGATTGGTgttcccctggggctggggaggagatggcagAGCTGATGGTGGCTGAAACCAGACAAGATCAGCCAGGACCTGGTTGTGCTCTGAAGCTGGAGGTATTTAAACCAGCTCAAGAGCACCTTGTATCAGCACCGAGGCTGTGCAGGCTTTGAGGATGACTGCATAATCATCAGCCTCTGCATACTCTGCAGACTCTGATCTGGGGTCAGGTAAAAGTCAATCCCCTTGCATGCCATAGTGAGACTGGAGGGCTTTTGGTGGGGACAGAAAAGTGAGGAGATGTCAGGGGACAGGTGATGTCCCACAGGCAGGGCACAGGTGGCTGAGGTACCATGAGATGTTTCAGGGGAGTTGATTCCAGAGAGGCCTTTGCTGTCACAGCGATGGccagaggatttttttgttatgtggAGAAACACAGCTTGGAAGGTTTATTGGGCATGATGAAAGAAGAGATCACAGGCTGTCTGATGGTCCTTGGGAAAGATCCTCTTGGTGTTCACGTTAAAGTCTGGCTTCTCACAGGGGAAGAGAACCAGCTTGGGATGTCAGTGTACCTGTCTCATGTTCTGACTGGTGTCTCCCAACCTTGAGCTGAAATGAGGCATCTCAGTAATGGTGCTTTGCAGCACTCTGTCCCGTGGCACGAGGGGACAGTGTGCAGTACAACCTGTGTGTGTTTTTGCACATGTGAAATAAATCTGAGAACAGCTTTTGCTCTTCTCAGCTGCCTTGGTTCCGTGACCTCAAGACCCAGAAGTCCCCTGAGAAGTAAGGTGCAGGAATTCAACCACAGTTGGTCAGACAAGGTATCGTGTTGGTGGGTTTTATGTCCACTTTGACACCTTAAAAACTCTGTCAGGCCCCATGGCCTCCACAGTGAGTGACTcccagagcacagctgctgaaatgctgctctgtTTGTCCTGTTGGAGACTTCACAAACCCACCTggctgtgttcctgtgtgggctgccctggctgaaggggggttggacaggatgatctccagagctcccttccagcccctggcattctgtgattctatggacACAAACTTGCAGGAGCCATTGTGCCCGTACcgagcagaggggagggaggagggggttgTTTGTGCATCCATCTGGGGTGTGGGGTCTGTGAATATTTGGATGATCAGAACCAAGTCCTCTCTGGCTCGGCTGCCTGCTCAGCAAAGAGAAGAAACGAGACCCTGGGAATCTCCCATGAGCCTGATGAGGAGATCTCCGGGCCCCAGAGATAGAGTAAAATCTGAGTTCCCTGTGTTGTGGGAAGAAATTAATGAGTGGGCATCAGGtgggaggaggctgtggggtgcACAGCAGGCTGGGCACACGATGCTGCAGGGGACCCTGACCCCCAGGCTGCTCATGTgagcacagaaacacaggaaaactcTGTAAAGCACGCCTGGGCTGATGTTCTCGGACTGTGTAACAGTCTGATGACAAACCCAGCACCTTCAGCCCAGGGGGTCTGCCGGGGGTGAAGGCTGGCGGAGGGGGGTTCCCTACAGCCACGGGGGGGCTCCTGAGCAATACACCCCCTGCCTCGCCCGTGGGGAGTGGTGCTGGGTATCCATAGTGCTACTAATGGGAGAGGGGGGTCATTCCTCACCCGGCTTGGCCGCGCACCAGCCGCGGGTGCAGGGGTGAGCGCGTCCCGGGGCTCCCCCGGCCCCTCACGGGGTGGGCGCTGCAGCTCCGCCCGCGGCCACCGGGGGGCGACAGCCACACACAGCGCCGCCTCGCACCGCCAGGGGGCGCTCTTCACAGTGCCGGCATCTACCGCTAGGGGGCGCTGTGCGCAGTGAGGACCGGGACCGGGACGGCAGCCGGGagcgggaccgggaccgggagcGGAGCCACCTCAGGACCCTGCGCAGAACCGGTGAGGCCGAGCGGTGAGTACCAGTGGTCCGCAGCACAGGTGTGTCCAAGCAGGGTGAGGGAGCCGGGACCCCCGTGCCGGGCCCAACCGGTGTCAcccagcagggaaggggctggcgGTGGGTGACCCGGGGCTGGGTCTGTGCCCGCAGgagtttttgtggggtttttttcaaaacgTTTTCCTGTTCGCTCAGACTCGAACCCAGGGGAACCGAGCCGAGAGCCCCCGGGCGAATCCGGACACACCCGGAGCGCTGCGAGGACCTGGGGAGGGGCTTCCTGACGGCAGAGTGCCCCGGAGAGCCCCGGCAGATGCTCGGCAGCGGTACTGGCAGCCCGGCCCGGGCAGCACCGCCCGGGTCAGCGACCCGAGGGGAGGTGTGGCTGGgcctgggctggggagctgcctgcagcccgGGCAGGGCGGGGGAAAGTACCGGTACCGCCCCGCTGGGCCGCTCCGGAGCCGCCCCCGCCGGACCCTCTCTCCCCGGGGTCTTACCCGGCggtgcggggcggtgcggggcggAGGTCTCTGGGGCAGCCCCCGCTCCGTGTCCTCAGCAGCCGCTGGCACCCGTGCAGTCACCGGCACCACCGCCCGGTCCCGCTGGAGAGACAGAACCAAACAAGGAGCCCAAAGGGTCACGATCCGTTGCTGAGGCGTTCAGCGGAGGCCGTGTTCTGGGCCGGGCTCGGCCGGGTGGTTGCTGACTCGGGCTCCATCTGGCCCGGGGACCCGCACGGTCCCTCGGAGGGGACCAGTCCCAGCCCCGCGGGCTGTAGAGCTGCGGGACTGCCCGGGcccccaccccactgcccaCCCCAACGAACCCGGGGGGTGTCCGGGGAGACAGTGAGGAGGAAGGGAGCCCCTTGGGTTCTGCAGACCAGTGATCAATCGCGTGTGAATGACACATCGGGTGTCACAGGTTCACCTGAGAGACCAGGGAGGTGCCGGGCATCCTCATTACAGCCCATTCCtccctctgtgtgtgtcccTCTCAGAGTGCTGCATAGCAGGGGACCTGACAGCCAGGTCTGCATCAGCTTCTCCAAGCTCTGAAAACACCGTGCCTGTCAGAAACCGTGCAAATTCACCCTTTCttagttgtttgggtttgggcttttttccctaTTATTAAAAGTTTTGTTACCGCTTCATCTTTGTGATGTTTAAGTTTTGTTGATTAAGGACAGGTTGTCACTTATTAGACAGCAACAACCTCTGCTTCCTTCCAAATTCTTTGTAACCTTTGCAGTTGTCTGCAGAGAGAGGGCAAACAGACCAGGCATGAACATGAAATACCTGTGCCTTTACCCAGGGGCAGGGTCCCTGCACCAGACCAGAGTTCAGACCAAGGAGAgaaaagctgtgctgctgtctgcATCTCCTCTGTGACTAAGCAGAGCGTTTAGTTCCCCAAAGCTGTCAAACTGTAATAAAAACCCCAGTGTGTGTGCTAGAAGCCTTTCAGTGCT comes from the Heliangelus exortis chromosome 4, bHelExo1.hap1, whole genome shotgun sequence genome and includes:
- the LOC139796382 gene encoding protein SPT2 homolog, producing MASTSDDKPSTFSPGGLPGVKAGGGGFPTATGGLLSNTPPASPVGSGGAVRSEDRDRDGSRERDRDRERSHLRTLRRTGEAERLEPRGTEPRAPGRIRTHPERCEDLGRGFLTAECPGEPRQMLGSGTGSPARAAPPGSATRGEVWLGLGWGAACSPGRAGESTGTAPLGRSGAAPAGPSLPGVLPGGAGRCGAEVSGAAPAPCPQQPLAPVQSPAPPPGPAGETEPNKEPKGSRSVAEAFSGGRVLGRARPGGC